The Sphingobium sp. BYY-5 genome includes a window with the following:
- a CDS encoding adenosine deaminase, whose protein sequence is MTDLDTFILGLPKAELHLHIEGSLEPEQMFAFAQRNGVPIPYATVEDVRAAYAFSNLQDFLDIYYAGADVLRTQQDFHDLAVAYFDRAAADGVVHAEIMFDPQTHTDRGIPFAVVIEGLLSAMADAQARHGISSALILSFLRHLSEAEAFETLAAADPWLDRIAAVGLDSSEVGHPPEKFARVFAAAAAKGLRLVAHAGEEGPPAYVYEALDLLRVDRIDHGNRSLEDDALVGRLAQEGMTLTVCPLSNLKLCVVDDLADHPIDRMLDLGLRATINSDDPAYFGGYVADNYRAVAAARDLDKAQLATLARNSFTGSFLPEQTIVAHLARLDAYLATH, encoded by the coding sequence ATGACCGATCTCGACACTTTCATCCTCGGCCTGCCCAAGGCCGAACTCCATCTGCATATCGAGGGCAGCCTGGAGCCGGAACAGATGTTCGCCTTCGCCCAGCGCAACGGCGTGCCCATCCCCTACGCCACCGTAGAGGATGTCCGCGCCGCTTATGCGTTCAGCAATCTCCAGGATTTCCTCGACATCTATTATGCCGGGGCGGACGTGTTGCGGACGCAGCAGGATTTCCATGATCTGGCCGTTGCCTATTTCGACCGGGCGGCGGCGGATGGCGTCGTCCATGCCGAAATCATGTTCGATCCCCAGACGCACACCGATCGCGGCATTCCCTTCGCCGTGGTGATCGAAGGCCTGCTCTCCGCCATGGCCGATGCGCAGGCGCGCCACGGTATCAGCAGCGCGCTCATCCTCTCCTTCCTGCGCCATCTGAGCGAGGCGGAGGCGTTCGAGACGCTCGCCGCTGCGGACCCCTGGCTCGACCGGATCGCCGCCGTCGGCCTCGATTCCTCCGAAGTGGGCCATCCGCCGGAGAAATTCGCCCGCGTCTTCGCTGCCGCCGCAGCCAAGGGCCTTCGCCTCGTCGCCCATGCCGGGGAGGAAGGCCCGCCCGCCTATGTCTATGAGGCGCTCGACCTGTTGCGCGTCGACCGGATCGATCATGGCAACCGGTCGCTGGAAGATGATGCCCTGGTCGGCCGACTCGCGCAGGAAGGGATGACGCTGACCGTCTGCCCGCTCTCCAACCTCAAATTATGCGTGGTCGACGATTTGGCAGATCATCCGATCGACCGGATGCTGGACCTGGGCCTGCGCGCCACGATCAATTCCGACGATCCCGCCTATTTCGGCGGCTATGTCGCCGACAATTATCGCGCGGTTGCGGCGGCGCGCGATTTGGACAAGGCGCAACTGGCGACCCTCGCCCGCAACAGCTTCACCGGCTCCTTCCTGCCCGAACAGACGATAGTGGCGCATCTGGCGCGACTGGACGCCTATCTGGCCACCCATTAA
- a CDS encoding purine nucleoside permease yields the protein MSAPLLYDKGKAPIIRFLTPTALLASVCLSLLPLVPAHAAPTGIESCAPGAACTHPLPIRVVIVTMFEIGEDSGDAPGEFQLWKERRHLDMRIPFPQSHHDLYYDPKTQTLGMVTGMGNIKSATATMALGLDQRFDLTHAYWLVAGIAGIDPADASIGSAAWARYLVDGDLAHEIDAREIPADWKSGYFPLHSKGPNDPSPPVGQGEIFEINPRLRDWAYGLTKDMVLPDDPSIRKERARFTNHPMAQRPPFVLKGDQLAAMTFWHGARMTEWANDWVRYWTQGKGEFVTSAMEETGTYQSIVYLDRIGRVDKDRFMVLRAGSNFTMPPPGDTAAHYLLTENEGYAGMTAALESLYLVGSKVVDELVGHWDRYEKTVPQ from the coding sequence GTGTCGGCGCCGCTTTTATATGACAAGGGAAAGGCCCCGATCATTCGCTTCCTGACACCTACTGCCTTGCTGGCGAGCGTCTGCCTCTCGCTTCTCCCACTCGTCCCGGCCCATGCCGCGCCCACCGGCATCGAAAGTTGCGCACCAGGCGCCGCCTGCACCCATCCCCTGCCCATCCGCGTGGTGATCGTCACCATGTTCGAAATCGGCGAGGACAGCGGCGACGCGCCCGGCGAGTTCCAGTTGTGGAAGGAACGGCGGCATCTCGACATGCGCATCCCCTTCCCGCAGTCCCACCACGACCTCTATTATGATCCCAAGACCCAGACATTGGGCATGGTCACCGGCATGGGCAACATCAAGTCGGCGACCGCGACCATGGCGCTGGGCCTCGACCAGCGGTTCGACCTGACCCACGCCTATTGGCTCGTCGCGGGCATCGCGGGCATCGATCCGGCGGATGCCTCGATCGGGTCGGCCGCCTGGGCGCGTTATCTGGTCGATGGCGACCTGGCCCATGAGATCGACGCGCGCGAAATCCCCGCCGACTGGAAATCGGGCTATTTCCCGCTGCACAGCAAAGGCCCCAATGATCCCAGCCCGCCGGTCGGGCAGGGCGAGATATTCGAGATCAATCCGCGCTTACGCGACTGGGCCTATGGCCTGACCAAGGACATGGTGCTGCCCGACGATCCCTCGATCCGGAAGGAACGGGCGCGCTTCACCAACCATCCGATGGCGCAACGCCCGCCCTTCGTGCTCAAGGGCGACCAGTTGGCGGCGATGACCTTCTGGCACGGCGCGCGTATGACCGAATGGGCCAATGACTGGGTCCGTTACTGGACGCAGGGCAAGGGCGAGTTCGTCACCTCCGCCATGGAGGAGACCGGCACCTATCAGTCGATCGTCTATCTCGACCGGATCGGCCGGGTGGACAAGGACCGCTTCATGGTGCTGCGCGCGGGCAGCAATTTCACCATGCCGCCGCCCGGCGACACCGCCGCCCATTATCTGCTGACCGAGAATGAAGGCTATGCCGGCATGACCGCGGCGCTGGAAAGCCTCTATCTGGTGGGATCGAAGGTGGTGGACGAACTGGTCGGCCATTGGGACCGGTACGAAAAGACCGTGCCGCAATAG
- the xdhC gene encoding xanthine dehydrogenase accessory protein XdhC produces MTEWLGWLRDVAGKEPSALVSIVASEGSAPRGAGTRMLVTADALQGTIGGGQLEFRAVEQARTILAHPPGSWRVQDYPLGPLLGQCCGGRVRLLVEHVDPADLGWIADATEERILVSTFMTDRVARHVNDHAMPSGLSARGDRPRAGDSLAEIIGQHRRPLYLFGAGHVGQAIARHAANLPFRLSWFDTRPVFETIEGVAVVPEAAIEQCVADAPDDAAILILTHDHGLDYRLTHAALRRPPCAFIGLIGSATKRARFHARLERDGIDAPSRSRLTSPIGVAGVTGKEPDVIAIAVLAQLLQLRIA; encoded by the coding sequence ATGACCGAATGGCTGGGCTGGCTGCGCGATGTCGCGGGCAAGGAACCGAGCGCACTGGTCAGCATCGTGGCGAGCGAAGGCTCCGCGCCGCGCGGTGCGGGCACCCGTATGCTGGTCACGGCCGATGCACTCCAAGGCACGATTGGCGGCGGCCAGCTCGAATTTCGCGCGGTGGAGCAGGCGCGCACGATATTGGCGCACCCGCCGGGAAGCTGGCGCGTACAGGACTATCCGCTCGGTCCGCTGCTGGGCCAGTGCTGCGGCGGGCGGGTGAGGCTGCTGGTCGAACATGTCGATCCGGCCGACCTTGGCTGGATCGCGGACGCGACGGAGGAGCGCATCCTGGTATCGACCTTCATGACCGATCGGGTGGCGCGCCACGTCAACGACCATGCCATGCCGTCCGGCCTGTCCGCGCGCGGCGACCGTCCCCGCGCGGGCGACAGCCTGGCCGAGATCATCGGCCAGCATCGCAGGCCGCTCTATCTGTTCGGCGCAGGCCATGTGGGACAGGCGATCGCGCGCCATGCCGCCAATCTGCCCTTCCGCCTGTCCTGGTTCGACACCCGCCCGGTGTTCGAGACGATCGAGGGCGTCGCTGTCGTGCCCGAAGCCGCGATCGAACAATGCGTCGCCGACGCGCCGGACGACGCCGCCATCCTGATCCTGACCCACGACCATGGATTGGACTATCGATTGACCCACGCCGCCCTCCGCCGCCCGCCCTGCGCCTTCATCGGCCTGATCGGTTCCGCCACCAAGCGCGCGCGATTCCACGCGCGGCTGGAGCGCGACGGTATCGATGCGCCAAGCCGCAGTCGGCTGACATCGCCGATCGGGGTTGCCGGCGTCACCGGCAAGGAACCCGACGTCATCGCCATCGCCGTGCTGGCCCAATTGCTGCAATTGAGGATCGCATGA
- the guaD gene encoding guanine deaminase: MTIRGFRGELLSVSRDPHRHPDAIRHEPDGLLVVEDGIIVARGDHATLADRWPGLAIEPLPGLIVPGFIDAHVHYAQMDHIASHGEQLLDWLDRHIFPAEKAFADRAHAQRTAAVFLDELLRNGTTSALVFPTVHAHSVDALFDAALDRKMRLLSGKVLMDLGPEGLADTIDSSRDESETLIRRWRGRGRLGYAVTPRFALTSSDAQLHVAGALLADHPDVLLHTHLAENLRECAAVAGRFPQALDYLDAYDRFGLVGDRSVFAHGVHLPDRACARLAESGAGIATCPSSNLFLGSGFFDFGQADAHGVRIGIGTDVGAGTSFSLLHTAGLAYQAALSRHYPLDPFRALYLATAGSAALLHIADRVGGLEPGQEADFVVLDSESTPLLARRTRNAPLADRLFALQILGDDRAVARTYIMGDCAWERAGSVRAAS; encoded by the coding sequence ATGACGATCCGGGGATTTCGCGGCGAACTCCTGTCGGTATCACGCGATCCGCATCGTCACCCCGACGCGATCCGGCACGAGCCGGACGGGCTGCTGGTCGTGGAAGACGGCATCATCGTCGCGCGGGGCGATCATGCGACGCTGGCCGACCGCTGGCCAGGCCTCGCGATCGAGCCTCTGCCGGGCCTGATCGTCCCCGGCTTCATCGACGCCCATGTCCATTATGCGCAGATGGACCATATCGCCTCCCATGGCGAACAGTTGCTCGACTGGCTCGACCGCCATATCTTCCCGGCCGAAAAGGCCTTTGCCGATCGCGCCCATGCCCAGCGGACGGCGGCCGTCTTCCTCGACGAACTGCTGCGCAACGGCACCACCAGCGCCCTGGTGTTTCCGACCGTCCATGCCCATTCGGTCGATGCGCTGTTCGATGCTGCGCTCGACCGGAAGATGCGATTATTGTCGGGCAAGGTATTGATGGACCTTGGCCCGGAAGGACTGGCCGATACGATCGATTCCAGCCGCGACGAGAGCGAGACCCTGATCCGCCGGTGGCGCGGACGCGGGCGGCTGGGCTATGCGGTGACGCCGCGCTTCGCGCTGACATCGTCGGATGCGCAGCTTCATGTCGCCGGGGCGCTGCTCGCCGACCATCCCGACGTGCTGCTGCATACCCATCTGGCCGAAAATCTGCGCGAATGCGCCGCCGTGGCCGGTCGCTTCCCGCAGGCACTGGACTATCTCGACGCCTATGACCGATTCGGGCTGGTCGGCGACCGCTCGGTCTTCGCCCATGGCGTCCATCTGCCTGACCGCGCTTGCGCCCGGCTGGCCGAAAGCGGTGCGGGGATCGCGACCTGCCCCAGTTCCAACCTGTTCCTGGGATCGGGCTTCTTCGACTTCGGACAGGCGGACGCGCATGGCGTCCGCATTGGCATTGGCACCGACGTTGGCGCGGGCACGTCTTTCTCTCTGCTCCACACGGCGGGTCTGGCGTATCAGGCGGCCCTGTCGCGCCATTATCCGCTCGATCCGTTCCGTGCCCTATATCTGGCTACCGCTGGCAGCGCCGCGCTGCTCCACATCGCCGATCGGGTCGGCGGCCTGGAACCGGGACAGGAGGCCGATTTCGTCGTGCTGGACAGCGAATCGACACCCTTGCTTGCGCGCCGGACCCGCAACGCCCCGCTCGCCGACCGGCTGTTCGCGCTCCAGATATTGGGTGACGACCGCGCCGTCGCCCGCACCTACATCATGGGCGATTGCGCCTGGGAAAGGGCGGGAAGCGTTCGTGCGGCATCCTGA
- a CDS encoding 8-oxoguanine deaminase: MALTVIRNADIVVCMDDPRREIADGAIAFRDGVILAVGPTTDFTSWLVDADTVIDARGCVVMPGLVNTHHHLYQSLTRALPGAINASLFDWLKRLYPIWAQYRPEDVFAATQLGLAELALSGCTLTSDHLYLFPNGVTLDDTIAAAQGIGIRFHPTRGAMSVGESDGGLPPDSLVEEERAILNDTIRVIDRFHDARDGAMVRVGVAPCSPFSVSQGLMRDAALLARDKGVMLHTHLAEDADDVAFSLERFGCRPGDYAESLGWVGPDVWHAHCVQFDAREIALFARTGTGIAHCPCSNCRLGSGIAPLKAVFEQGVPLGLGVDGSASSDSGNLLLEARQAMLLQRAIGGPAAFDPRDALFIATRGGAQMLGRHDCGSIEPGKRADIVLWDGVNFSSMGAWDKVAGLILSPPAGARDVFVEGRAVVRDGELVQADRATILRAADRSLTRLMSLA, translated from the coding sequence ATGGCCCTCACCGTCATCCGGAATGCCGATATCGTCGTCTGCATGGACGATCCCCGCCGCGAGATCGCCGACGGGGCCATCGCGTTCCGGGACGGCGTCATCCTGGCGGTCGGGCCGACGACGGATTTCACGTCCTGGCTGGTGGACGCCGACACGGTGATCGACGCGCGTGGCTGCGTCGTCATGCCCGGCCTCGTCAACACCCACCATCATCTCTATCAGTCGCTGACCCGCGCCCTGCCCGGCGCGATTAACGCCTCCTTGTTCGACTGGCTCAAACGCCTCTATCCGATCTGGGCGCAGTACCGGCCGGAGGATGTCTTCGCCGCGACGCAACTGGGCCTCGCCGAACTGGCGCTGTCCGGTTGTACCCTGACCTCCGATCATCTCTATCTTTTCCCTAATGGCGTGACATTGGACGACACGATCGCCGCCGCGCAGGGGATCGGCATCCGCTTCCACCCCACGCGCGGCGCGATGAGCGTGGGCGAAAGCGACGGCGGCCTGCCACCCGACAGCCTGGTCGAGGAGGAGCGCGCGATCCTGAACGACACGATCCGGGTGATTGACCGGTTCCACGATGCCCGTGACGGCGCGATGGTGCGCGTCGGCGTCGCCCCCTGTTCGCCTTTTTCTGTGAGCCAGGGCCTGATGCGCGACGCGGCGCTGCTGGCGCGCGACAAGGGGGTGATGCTGCACACCCATCTGGCGGAAGATGCCGACGACGTCGCTTTCTCCCTCGAACGCTTCGGCTGCCGTCCCGGCGACTATGCCGAAAGTCTGGGCTGGGTCGGCCCGGACGTATGGCACGCCCATTGCGTCCAGTTCGATGCGCGGGAAATCGCGCTGTTCGCCCGGACCGGCACCGGCATCGCCCATTGCCCCTGCTCCAACTGCCGCCTCGGCTCGGGCATTGCCCCGCTCAAGGCGGTGTTCGAACAGGGCGTGCCGCTGGGCCTGGGCGTCGACGGATCGGCTTCCAGCGACAGCGGCAACCTGCTGCTGGAGGCGCGGCAGGCGATGCTGCTCCAGCGCGCGATCGGTGGCCCCGCCGCCTTCGATCCGCGCGACGCGCTGTTCATCGCGACCCGTGGCGGCGCGCAGATGCTGGGGCGTCACGACTGCGGCTCGATCGAGCCGGGCAAGCGCGCCGACATCGTCCTCTGGGACGGTGTGAACTTCTCCTCCATGGGCGCCTGGGACAAGGTTGCAGGCCTGATCCTCAGCCCGCCCGCAGGCGCGCGCGATGTATTCGTCGAAGGGCGCGCCGTGGTGCGCGACGGGGAACTGGTTCAGGCCGACCGCGCCACTATCCTGCGCGCGGCCGATCGCTCGCTCACCCGGCTGATGAGCCTCGCCTGA
- a CDS encoding phosphoribosyltransferase domain-containing protein, with translation MSLSAEPQLHYISNDAFVADVQKLAQQIERDEWKPDFVIGIGRGGLVPAVYISHQTELPMLSIDHSSKVPGFADELLAKVAAKSAAGLRLLFIDDINDSGGTIDYVRRLLADNGCRADNLRFAVIVTNSRSRVTVDYWAQIIDRDEDKRWFVFPWEAVGAKGTIVEEALSVPERLS, from the coding sequence ATGAGCCTATCTGCCGAGCCGCAACTCCATTATATCTCCAACGACGCCTTTGTGGCCGACGTGCAAAAGCTCGCGCAGCAGATCGAGCGCGACGAGTGGAAGCCCGATTTCGTCATCGGCATCGGCCGGGGCGGGCTGGTCCCGGCAGTCTACATCTCGCACCAGACCGAATTGCCGATGCTGTCGATCGACCATAGTTCCAAGGTGCCGGGCTTTGCCGACGAACTGCTCGCCAAGGTGGCGGCGAAGAGCGCGGCGGGACTGCGCCTGCTGTTCATCGACGACATCAACGATAGCGGCGGCACGATCGACTATGTCCGACGCCTGCTGGCGGACAACGGATGCCGGGCGGACAATTTGCGCTTCGCCGTCATCGTCACCAACAGCCGGTCGCGCGTGACGGTCGACTATTGGGCGCAGATCATCGATCGGGACGAGGACAAGCGCTGGTTCGTCTTCCCCTGGGAAGCGGTCGGCGCCAAGGGCACGATCGTCGAAGAGGCGCTGTCCGTGCCCGAACGGCTGAGCTGA
- a CDS encoding TIGR00730 family Rossman fold protein, producing MRICVYLGSSPGNSPIYREAAERVGNLLAERGIGLVYGGGTVGLMGVIADTVCAAGGEVIGVIPEALRAREHDHPGITQLHVVKTMHERKAMMAKFADGFLCLPGGIGTLEEIFEAWCWSQLGYHEKPCGLLNVNGFYTPMSTFIDSVVAEGFLQPRHRAMLLIEDEPEILLDRMAQYLPPQTEHWLGDGDV from the coding sequence ATGCGGATTTGTGTCTATCTCGGCTCCTCTCCCGGCAATTCCCCCATCTATCGCGAAGCGGCCGAGCGGGTCGGCAACCTGCTCGCCGAACGGGGCATCGGCCTGGTCTATGGCGGCGGCACCGTGGGGCTGATGGGGGTAATCGCCGATACGGTCTGCGCCGCGGGCGGGGAGGTGATTGGCGTCATTCCCGAAGCGCTGCGAGCGCGGGAACATGACCATCCGGGGATTACACAGCTACATGTCGTCAAGACGATGCATGAGCGCAAGGCGATGATGGCGAAGTTCGCCGACGGCTTCCTCTGTCTGCCGGGCGGTATCGGCACGCTGGAGGAGATATTCGAGGCCTGGTGCTGGTCGCAGCTTGGCTATCATGAAAAGCCGTGCGGGCTGCTCAATGTCAACGGCTTCTACACGCCGATGTCGACCTTCATCGATTCGGTGGTGGCGGAGGGCTTTCTTCAGCCGCGCCACCGGGCGATGCTGCTGATCGAGGATGAACCGGAAATACTGCTGGACCGGATGGCGCAATATCTGCCGCCCCAGACCGAACATTGGCTGGGCGACGGGGACGTTTAA
- a CDS encoding LysR family transcriptional regulator, translating to MPALSRFLRYFIAVGRLGSIRRAADDLNVSASAIDRQILNVEANLGMPLFERLPTGLRLTAAGEIMMAAGTKWQKNMADVRAQIEDLRGLKRGHVDIAVIDALAKGYIPAAIQALHSKYPGITIGVRVLENDAVRQATVRGEVDFGIFFEPQTVRDLAVRAFVEVVLGFVTPTGHPLGTRREARFSSCVGSKLIVPAEPLAVYEQISVLEGTTGVAIDRAVSSDNIQMITSLVTQGVGIGILTSLDVITEVRRGILSFTKISDTILRPMTLALCTASARTPSYAAGIVLQEIENGFPQLSYPISIDGPAGP from the coding sequence ATGCCGGCACTTTCACGTTTTCTGCGCTATTTCATAGCGGTAGGCCGGCTCGGATCGATCCGGCGCGCGGCGGACGACCTCAATGTTTCGGCTTCGGCGATCGACCGACAGATATTGAACGTCGAAGCCAATCTGGGGATGCCGCTGTTCGAGCGGCTGCCGACCGGGCTGCGCCTGACCGCGGCGGGCGAGATCATGATGGCGGCGGGCACCAAGTGGCAGAAGAATATGGCCGACGTGCGGGCGCAGATAGAGGATCTGCGGGGCCTGAAGCGCGGCCATGTCGATATCGCGGTCATCGATGCGCTGGCCAAGGGTTATATCCCGGCCGCGATCCAGGCGCTGCACAGCAAATATCCCGGCATCACGATCGGCGTCCGGGTGCTGGAGAATGATGCGGTGCGCCAGGCAACGGTGCGCGGCGAGGTCGATTTCGGCATCTTCTTCGAGCCGCAGACGGTTCGCGACCTGGCGGTGCGTGCCTTCGTGGAGGTGGTGCTGGGCTTCGTGACGCCGACGGGGCATCCGCTGGGAACCAGGCGGGAGGCGCGCTTTTCGAGCTGTGTCGGATCGAAGTTGATCGTGCCGGCCGAGCCGCTCGCCGTCTATGAACAGATTTCCGTGCTGGAAGGGACAACCGGCGTGGCGATCGACCGGGCGGTCTCGTCCGACAATATCCAGATGATCACTTCGCTCGTCACCCAGGGGGTGGGCATCGGCATATTGACCTCGCTCGACGTGATTACCGAAGTGCGGCGCGGCATCCTGTCCTTCACCAAGATTTCCGACACGATCCTGCGGCCGATGACGCTGGCGCTGTGCACCGCGTCGGCGCGCACGCCCTCCTATGCGGCGGGGATCGTGTTGCAGGAGATCGAGAATGGCTTCCCGCAACTCAGCTATCCGATATCGATCGACGGTCCCGCCGGACCTTGA
- a CDS encoding TonB-dependent receptor plug domain-containing protein gives MAKIDRLHALGNAVPHRGSRYQSFALIATGLLSCTAMTSTVWAQDATPAVDPGPGAEIVVTGALEALPVANVGSIFGFNKTLVETPRSASTISSEQIERFGITDIYGLVAQSPGTFTNSFFGVGGALDIRGTPGEVYFRGVRRLDNPGNYPTPIGASERIDIVRGPSSPIYGPSKTGGYMNFVPKSARGANGQLLDHPEGEMSYTRGSWDYNVLKAQVRGPLKLGATEFGYSLYAEMEDSGSYYRNMSTKQTILQAAFDNQLTDSLRIEFGGMYQNFKGQQNGGWNRLTQALVDNGTYMTGSAKPLDTDGDGQLSQAELSGKGLNPFGGFACGGGVFAASITDACYSSTAPLALDNVGTAKLSRRDVLTGKNDRLDNIAKTGYFDIIFAPDSGYEIKNQLFYDGIKNINENSYGFSQFHRSWVLEDKIVVSKTFDTAAGKFSIQASPSIRYTKFLHGDDFNYEYFHRVDLTVGYTPLSDRLLSTECDCNFTNYLKGHYTDYGMAALVDMDFNFGLDVIGGLRYDQVKVKSTNILEKLEDPTGVVPNGSGSAGGWSWNGSASYKLPFGLIPYVTLSRQSTVIAGQGSEIDPATAIGKTFITASKLYEAGVKGSWLDSKLYAAVSVYKQERTDHDIQSSTVNQSVQTKGVEAEMRWSVDRHLLLTGAYTRTVVTNLTFLDAGTTFSFFGAEDLVNVTDPSLIYGGQQGGLVLISDKAAARRAGIPKNLYSLTGTYSFDSGLAFSASVVKVDSVYSGQSRVVKLPAYTLVDVGVSYEKDDWLFRLNVKNLTNETYYRANFTELFGSTIVLPERPRSFQATVSYKF, from the coding sequence ATGGCGAAAATTGATCGCTTGCACGCATTGGGAAATGCGGTGCCGCACCGCGGCAGTCGTTACCAGTCATTTGCCCTGATCGCCACCGGCCTGCTGTCCTGCACCGCGATGACGTCGACGGTCTGGGCGCAGGATGCCACCCCTGCCGTCGATCCGGGGCCAGGCGCCGAAATCGTCGTCACCGGCGCGCTTGAGGCGCTGCCCGTCGCGAATGTCGGCTCTATCTTCGGCTTCAACAAGACGCTGGTGGAAACGCCGCGCTCCGCATCGACGATCAGCAGCGAGCAGATCGAACGTTTCGGCATCACCGATATTTACGGCCTGGTCGCACAATCGCCCGGCACCTTCACCAACAGCTTCTTCGGTGTCGGCGGCGCGCTCGACATTCGCGGTACACCCGGCGAAGTCTATTTTCGTGGTGTCCGCCGCCTCGACAATCCCGGCAACTATCCCACACCGATCGGCGCATCGGAACGCATCGACATCGTCCGCGGTCCATCCTCGCCGATTTACGGCCCCTCCAAGACCGGCGGCTACATGAACTTCGTGCCAAAGTCGGCGCGTGGTGCGAACGGCCAGCTGCTCGATCATCCCGAAGGCGAGATGAGCTACACCCGTGGCAGCTGGGACTATAACGTCCTCAAGGCCCAGGTCCGTGGCCCGCTCAAGCTGGGCGCTACAGAATTCGGCTACAGCCTGTATGCCGAAATGGAAGATTCCGGCAGCTATTACCGCAACATGTCGACCAAGCAGACCATCCTGCAAGCCGCGTTCGACAACCAGTTGACCGACAGCCTGCGCATCGAATTCGGCGGCATGTACCAGAATTTCAAAGGCCAGCAGAATGGCGGCTGGAACCGCCTGACCCAGGCGCTGGTCGATAATGGCACCTATATGACCGGCTCGGCCAAGCCACTCGACACCGATGGCGACGGCCAGTTGTCGCAGGCGGAACTCAGCGGCAAGGGCCTCAACCCGTTCGGTGGATTTGCCTGCGGCGGTGGCGTGTTCGCCGCCTCGATCACGGACGCCTGCTACTCCAGCACGGCGCCGCTCGCGCTGGACAATGTGGGGACGGCCAAGCTTAGCCGGCGAGACGTGCTGACGGGCAAGAATGATCGCCTCGATAACATCGCGAAGACCGGTTATTTCGACATCATCTTCGCGCCGGACAGCGGCTATGAGATCAAAAACCAGCTATTCTATGATGGCATCAAAAACATCAACGAGAATAGCTACGGCTTCTCGCAGTTCCACAGATCCTGGGTTCTCGAAGACAAGATCGTCGTATCGAAGACGTTCGATACCGCGGCCGGTAAATTCTCGATCCAGGCATCACCGTCGATCCGCTACACCAAATTCCTACATGGCGACGATTTCAATTACGAATATTTCCATCGTGTCGATCTGACGGTCGGATATACGCCACTGTCGGACCGCCTTCTGTCGACCGAGTGCGATTGCAATTTCACCAACTATCTCAAGGGCCACTACACCGATTACGGGATGGCTGCGCTCGTCGACATGGACTTCAACTTCGGCCTCGATGTGATCGGCGGCCTGCGGTACGACCAGGTCAAGGTCAAATCGACGAACATATTGGAGAAGCTGGAAGACCCCACCGGCGTCGTCCCGAACGGTTCGGGTAGCGCAGGCGGCTGGTCCTGGAATGGCAGCGCTTCCTACAAGCTGCCCTTCGGCCTCATTCCTTATGTGACCTTATCGCGCCAATCGACGGTGATTGCGGGACAGGGGTCGGAAATCGACCCGGCCACCGCCATCGGCAAGACCTTCATCACCGCCTCCAAGCTGTATGAAGCCGGCGTGAAGGGCAGTTGGCTCGACAGCAAGCTGTATGCGGCCGTATCGGTCTACAAGCAGGAGCGGACGGATCACGACATCCAGTCGTCAACCGTGAACCAGTCGGTGCAGACCAAGGGTGTCGAGGCGGAAATGCGCTGGTCCGTTGACCGGCATCTGCTCCTCACCGGCGCCTACACCCGCACCGTCGTCACCAACCTCACCTTCCTGGATGCAGGCACGACCTTCAGCTTCTTCGGCGCCGAGGATCTGGTCAACGTCACTGATCCGTCGTTGATCTATGGCGGCCAGCAGGGCGGCTTGGTGTTGATCTCCGACAAGGCAGCGGCGCGGCGTGCGGGTATTCCCAAGAATCTCTACTCGCTGACGGGCACCTATTCCTTCGACAGCGGCCTCGCCTTCTCGGCGAGCGTGGTCAAGGTAGACTCGGTCTATTCGGGCCAGTCGCGCGTGGTAAAGCTGCCGGCCTATACGCTGGTCGATGTGGGCGTATCCTACGAGAAGGACGACTGGCTGTTCCGCCTGAACGTCAAGAACCTGACCAACGAAACCTACTACCGAGCCAACTTCACCGAACTGTTCGGCAGCACCATCGTGCTTCCCGAACGGCCCCGCAGCTTCCAGGCGACGGTCAGCTACAAATTCTGA